A stretch of Sinorhizobium meliloti DNA encodes these proteins:
- the rutR gene encoding HTH-type transcriptional regulator RutR, which produces MVLPRAARTQRRTRIQEEKEEQILEAALEVFSANGFRGSTIDQIADVAGMSKPNLLYYFRTKEAMHRALIDRVLDTWLDPLRAFDAEGNPVAEIRSYIRRKLEMARDFPRESRLFANEVLQGAPRIVDELKGPLKQLVDEKAEVIRSWAKAGKIAKCDPYHLIFAIWSTTQHYADFDVQVRAVLGQENAGEGRFEDAARFLERLFVDGLQVRE; this is translated from the coding sequence ATGGTACTTCCGAGAGCGGCTAGAACCCAGAGGCGCACGCGCATTCAGGAGGAGAAGGAGGAGCAGATCCTCGAGGCGGCGCTGGAGGTGTTTTCCGCAAACGGCTTTCGCGGTTCGACGATCGATCAGATCGCTGACGTGGCGGGCATGTCGAAGCCGAACCTGCTCTATTATTTCCGCACCAAAGAGGCGATGCATCGCGCGCTGATAGACCGCGTTCTCGACACCTGGCTCGATCCGCTGCGCGCGTTCGATGCCGAGGGCAATCCGGTCGCCGAGATCCGCAGCTATATCCGCCGCAAGCTCGAAATGGCGCGCGACTTCCCGCGCGAAAGCCGGCTGTTCGCCAATGAGGTCCTGCAGGGCGCCCCGCGTATCGTGGACGAGCTCAAGGGTCCGCTGAAGCAACTGGTGGACGAAAAGGCCGAGGTCATCCGCAGCTGGGCCAAGGCGGGCAAGATCGCAAAATGCGACCCTTATCACCTGATCTTCGCCATCTGGTCGACGACGCAGCACTATGCCGATTTCGACGTTCAGGTGCGCGCCGTGCTCGGCCAGGAGAATGCCGGCGAGGGGCGCTTCGAGGACGCCGCACGCTTTCTAGAGCGGCTGTTCGTCGACGGGCTGCAGGTGCGGGAGTAG
- the preA gene encoding NAD-dependent dihydropyrimidine dehydrogenase subunit PreA — protein sequence MADLRNNFVGIKSPNPFWLASAPPTDKAYNVERAFKAGWGGVVWKTLGEEGPPVVNVNGPRYGAIWGADRRLLGFNNIELITDRDLYVNLREMKQVKMNWPDRALIASIMVPCEENAWKAILPLVEETGADGIELNFGCPHGMSERGMGSAVGQVPEYIEMVVRWCKQYTRMPVITKLTPNITDIRKPARAAKAGGTDAVSLINTINSITGVNLDTFSPEPSIDGRGSHGGYCGPAVKPIALNMVAEIARDPETYGLPISGIGGVTTWRDAAEFMALGAGNVQVCTAAMTYGFKIVQEMITGLSDWMDAKGHRTLDDISGRAVPKVTDWQYLNLNYIAKAKIDQDACIKCGRCHIACEDTSHQAITQFVNGVRHFEVIEEECVGCNLCVNVCPVENCITMEPLAAGTLDRRTGKPVDPNYANWTTHPNNPMARQAAE from the coding sequence ATGGCTGATCTTCGCAACAATTTTGTCGGCATCAAATCCCCGAACCCGTTCTGGCTCGCCTCGGCGCCGCCGACGGACAAGGCCTACAACGTCGAGCGCGCCTTCAAGGCGGGCTGGGGCGGCGTCGTCTGGAAGACGCTCGGGGAAGAAGGACCGCCGGTGGTCAATGTCAACGGCCCGCGCTACGGCGCGATCTGGGGCGCCGACCGGCGGCTGCTGGGTTTCAACAATATCGAACTCATTACCGACCGCGATCTCTATGTGAACCTGCGCGAAATGAAGCAGGTGAAGATGAACTGGCCGGATCGAGCCCTGATCGCCTCGATCATGGTGCCTTGCGAGGAGAACGCCTGGAAGGCGATCCTGCCGCTGGTCGAGGAGACCGGCGCCGACGGCATCGAGCTCAATTTCGGCTGTCCGCACGGCATGTCCGAGCGCGGTATGGGCTCGGCGGTAGGCCAGGTGCCGGAATACATCGAAATGGTGGTGCGCTGGTGCAAGCAATACACGCGCATGCCTGTCATCACCAAGCTTACGCCGAACATCACCGACATCCGCAAGCCCGCCCGCGCTGCCAAGGCCGGCGGCACCGACGCGGTGTCGCTCATCAACACGATCAACTCCATCACCGGCGTCAACCTCGACACTTTCTCGCCGGAGCCCTCGATCGACGGCCGCGGAAGCCATGGCGGTTATTGCGGCCCGGCCGTGAAGCCGATCGCGCTCAACATGGTGGCCGAGATCGCCCGTGATCCGGAGACCTACGGCCTGCCGATTTCGGGCATCGGCGGCGTGACCACCTGGCGGGATGCGGCCGAATTCATGGCGCTCGGCGCCGGCAACGTACAGGTCTGCACTGCCGCAATGACCTATGGCTTCAAGATCGTCCAGGAGATGATCACCGGCCTCTCCGACTGGATGGACGCCAAGGGCCATCGGACGCTCGACGACATCAGCGGCCGAGCCGTCCCGAAGGTCACCGACTGGCAATATCTCAACCTCAACTATATCGCCAAGGCGAAGATCGATCAGGACGCCTGCATCAAATGCGGCCGCTGTCATATCGCCTGCGAGGACACTTCGCATCAGGCAATCACCCAATTCGTCAATGGCGTGCGCCATTTCGAGGTGATCGAGGAGGAATGCGTCGGCTGCAACCTCTGCGTCAATGTCTGTCCGGTGGAGAACTGCATCACCATGGAGCCGCTCGCGGCCGGCACACTCGACCGGCGCACCGGGAAACCGGTCGACCCGAACTACGCCAACTGGACGACCCATCCGAACAACCCGATGGCCCGCCAGGCCGCCGAGTGA
- a CDS encoding LysR substrate-binding domain-containing protein, protein MERFNGISVFVEVADAGGFSAAAARLNLSRSAVGKTVSRLERRLGVRLFHRTTRTQSLTEEGQLFYESCQKALGEIRTAEDLLESGRREIRGRLRISMPVLFGRQCVAPLLRDLLRSHPRLEFDLSFNDRVIDLLDEGFDLAIRNSPLGNGSGLMMRTVAEQRMTVCASPAYLEAHGMPRTVAELAAHEGIVYARGGEPLSWSFPSDGKAAEIVLPQTRLRLDDLAAIADAAAAGHGLAWLPCWLVRERVQKGELVRVLTDRPGLIFKAHAVWPRTQHMLPKLRVVIDKLAAGLPRIME, encoded by the coding sequence ATGGAGCGCTTCAACGGCATTTCGGTTTTCGTGGAAGTTGCCGATGCCGGTGGCTTTTCCGCCGCCGCCGCCCGGCTCAATCTTTCGCGCTCGGCCGTGGGCAAGACGGTCTCCCGGCTCGAACGGCGGCTCGGCGTGCGCCTCTTCCATCGCACCACACGGACGCAGAGTCTCACCGAAGAAGGGCAGCTCTTCTACGAGAGCTGCCAAAAAGCGCTCGGCGAAATCAGAACGGCCGAAGACCTCCTCGAATCCGGGAGGCGGGAAATTCGCGGCCGCCTGCGCATCTCGATGCCGGTCCTCTTCGGCCGCCAATGCGTGGCGCCGCTGCTTCGCGACCTGTTGCGGTCGCATCCCCGTCTGGAGTTCGATCTCTCCTTCAATGACCGGGTCATCGATCTTCTCGACGAGGGCTTCGATCTGGCCATCCGCAACAGCCCCCTCGGTAACGGCTCAGGCCTGATGATGCGCACGGTGGCGGAACAGCGGATGACCGTCTGCGCCTCCCCTGCCTATCTCGAAGCGCACGGCATGCCGAGGACGGTTGCCGAACTCGCCGCACATGAAGGCATCGTCTACGCCCGCGGAGGCGAGCCGCTATCCTGGTCCTTTCCGTCCGACGGCAAGGCGGCGGAAATCGTGCTGCCGCAAACGCGGCTGAGGCTCGACGATCTCGCCGCAATCGCCGATGCGGCTGCCGCCGGCCACGGCCTTGCCTGGCTGCCTTGCTGGCTGGTGCGCGAGCGCGTGCAGAAAGGCGAACTTGTCCGTGTCCTCACCGACCGGCCGGGTCTGATCTTCAAGGCCCACGCAGTCTGGCCGCGAACGCAACACATGCTGCCGAAACTGCGGGTGGTGATCGACAAACTCGCCGCTGGATTGCCGCGCATCATGGAGTAG
- the cyaC gene encoding adenylate cyclase CyaC (redox-regulated class III adenylate cyclase), whose product MTILSASTRKKMHLISGAVLGVFVLLHFSNHALGLVSIDAMETGRRIFTSVWQSIPGTALLYGALLLHFLMALDSLYRRQTFRMPVGEALKIIFGLSLPFLLVPHVVAARVEPLLSGVYPDYPAILRTLWSSSFNTSRQSLALIVVWGHACLGAWFWMRGRAWFPKYETLLYTVALLVPIFALLGFVNGARSLERDYAEHGGYGDRAYSSQAPRVDPNLLDKIRLAFYGGFASLIGGTLVLRALPARGRIRIRYPDGRVAAVSLGFSVLEASRAAGIPHVSVCGGRGRCSTCRVRITQGLEGQPPPEAAELATLTRIGAPENVRLACQFRPVHNVSVVPILDTDSLGIKTQLARQNAGGRERRVAVLFCDLRDFTRIAEHRLPYDTVFLLNRYFEVVGEAVEGSGGVVDKFIGDGALAIFGLKTPLPEACRQALSAAARLSQGIRALNQTFEGELEQPLRLAIGLHAGPAIIGEMGYGQATSLTVVGDTINTASRLEGLAKEHDVELAVSAELVERAGLSFEGHRRLEIGLRGRKATLETWIIGDAAQLSLSLPMQG is encoded by the coding sequence TTGACGATCCTATCCGCCAGCACGCGCAAGAAGATGCACCTGATCTCAGGGGCCGTACTCGGCGTTTTCGTGCTCTTGCACTTCTCGAATCACGCGCTCGGGCTCGTCTCGATCGATGCGATGGAAACGGGCCGGCGGATATTCACCTCGGTTTGGCAGAGCATTCCCGGAACGGCCCTCCTCTACGGCGCGCTGCTGCTGCATTTCCTGATGGCGCTCGACAGTCTCTACCGGCGGCAAACGTTCCGCATGCCTGTCGGCGAAGCCCTGAAGATCATCTTCGGCCTGAGTCTGCCCTTTCTGCTTGTGCCTCACGTGGTCGCCGCCCGCGTGGAGCCGCTTCTTTCAGGTGTTTATCCAGACTACCCCGCGATCCTGCGCACCCTCTGGTCAAGCTCGTTCAACACCTCTCGTCAGTCGCTTGCGCTCATCGTCGTCTGGGGTCACGCCTGTCTTGGCGCCTGGTTCTGGATGCGAGGGCGCGCCTGGTTTCCGAAATACGAAACGCTGCTCTATACCGTCGCCCTGCTGGTGCCGATCTTCGCACTGCTCGGCTTCGTCAACGGCGCCCGTTCACTGGAGCGCGACTACGCGGAACATGGCGGTTACGGCGACAGGGCCTATTCCAGCCAGGCACCTCGCGTCGACCCTAACCTTCTCGATAAGATCAGGCTGGCATTCTATGGCGGCTTCGCAAGCCTGATCGGCGGCACCCTCGTTCTGCGCGCCCTGCCGGCGCGCGGCCGTATTCGTATTCGTTATCCGGACGGCCGGGTCGCCGCCGTCAGCCTCGGCTTCAGCGTTCTGGAGGCCAGCCGGGCGGCCGGAATTCCTCATGTTTCCGTCTGCGGCGGGCGCGGGCGCTGTTCCACCTGTCGCGTGCGGATAACGCAGGGGCTCGAAGGCCAGCCGCCGCCGGAAGCTGCAGAACTCGCGACGCTGACCCGCATCGGCGCTCCCGAGAACGTACGCCTCGCCTGCCAGTTCCGCCCCGTGCACAATGTGAGCGTCGTGCCCATCCTCGACACCGACAGCCTCGGGATCAAGACGCAGCTTGCCCGCCAGAACGCCGGCGGACGCGAGCGCCGTGTCGCCGTGCTCTTCTGCGACCTGCGTGATTTCACCCGCATCGCCGAGCACCGGCTGCCCTACGACACGGTCTTTCTGCTCAACCGCTATTTCGAAGTCGTCGGCGAAGCCGTCGAAGGTTCCGGTGGCGTCGTCGACAAGTTCATCGGCGACGGGGCGCTCGCGATCTTCGGACTGAAGACCCCTCTGCCGGAGGCCTGCCGCCAGGCACTTTCGGCCGCCGCCCGGTTGTCGCAGGGAATCCGGGCGCTCAACCAGACCTTCGAAGGGGAACTCGAGCAGCCACTGAGGCTCGCCATCGGCCTCCACGCGGGCCCGGCGATCATCGGCGAAATGGGCTACGGCCAGGCAACCTCGCTCACGGTCGTCGGCGACACGATCAATACGGCGAGCCGGCTGGAAGGTCTCGCGAAGGAGCACGACGTCGAGCTTGCCGTTTCCGCCGAACTGGTCGAGCGCGCCGGCCTCAGCTTCGAAGGCCACAGACGGCTGGAAATCGGCCTGCGGGGCCGCAAGGCGACTCTGGAAACCTGGATCATCGGTGACGCGGCGCAGCTCTCGCTTTCGCTGCCGATGCAGGGTTGA
- a CDS encoding NAD(P)-dependent oxidoreductase: MGTTQSGILGGRLPLAEYEANFSDLHPSLDRHEALVAADRCYFCHDAPCMTACPTSIDIPLFIRQIATGNPIGSAKTIFDQNILGGMCARVCPTETLCEEACVRNTAEERPVEIGRLQRYATDIAMRENKQFYSRAARSGRRVAVVGAGPAGLACAHRLAVKGHDVVIYDAREKSGGLNEYGIAAYKAVDDFAQREVEYVLSVGGIEVSHGKALGRDFSLADLAEEFDAVFLGLGLAGVNALRIEGENAEGVEDAVDFIAALRQSKTKADIPVGRRVVVLGGGMTAIDAAVQAKLLGAEEVTICYRRGKEHMNASEFEQDLAASKGVTIRHWLQPKRIAVKDGRVAGIELDYTTLENGKLTTTGETGIIAADQIFKAIGQAFEASGLGALRMESGRIVVDSEGRTSLEKVWAGGDCVLGGEDLTVSAVAMGRDAAGSIDRAFAVAQPLASAVA; this comes from the coding sequence ATGGGAACGACGCAATCTGGGATTCTCGGCGGGCGGCTGCCGCTTGCCGAGTACGAAGCCAATTTCTCCGACCTTCATCCGTCGCTCGACAGGCACGAGGCGCTGGTCGCCGCCGACCGCTGTTATTTCTGTCATGACGCGCCCTGCATGACCGCCTGTCCGACCTCCATCGACATCCCGCTCTTCATTCGCCAGATCGCGACGGGCAATCCGATCGGCTCGGCGAAGACGATCTTCGACCAGAACATACTGGGCGGCATGTGCGCCCGCGTCTGTCCCACCGAGACGCTCTGCGAAGAGGCCTGCGTACGCAACACGGCCGAGGAGCGGCCGGTCGAAATCGGCCGCCTGCAGCGCTACGCGACGGACATCGCCATGCGGGAGAACAAGCAGTTCTATTCGCGCGCCGCTCGTTCCGGCCGCAGGGTCGCCGTCGTCGGCGCCGGGCCGGCGGGGCTCGCCTGCGCGCATCGGCTGGCCGTGAAAGGCCACGACGTGGTGATCTACGATGCGCGCGAAAAATCCGGCGGCCTCAACGAATACGGCATCGCCGCCTATAAGGCGGTCGACGACTTCGCCCAGAGAGAGGTGGAATACGTGCTTTCGGTCGGCGGCATCGAGGTCAGCCACGGCAAGGCGCTCGGCCGCGACTTCTCTCTTGCCGATCTGGCGGAAGAATTCGATGCCGTCTTTCTCGGCCTCGGTCTTGCAGGTGTCAATGCACTGCGGATCGAAGGCGAGAATGCCGAAGGCGTCGAGGACGCCGTCGACTTCATCGCCGCACTTCGCCAGTCGAAGACAAAGGCCGACATTCCGGTCGGCCGGCGCGTCGTGGTGCTCGGCGGCGGCATGACTGCGATCGACGCCGCCGTCCAGGCGAAGCTGCTCGGCGCCGAGGAAGTGACGATCTGCTATCGCCGCGGCAAGGAGCACATGAACGCCTCGGAATTCGAGCAGGACCTTGCGGCTTCCAAGGGCGTCACCATCCGCCACTGGCTGCAGCCGAAGCGCATCGCCGTCAAGGATGGCCGGGTCGCCGGCATCGAACTCGACTACACCACGCTTGAAAACGGGAAGCTGACAACGACCGGCGAGACCGGAATCATTGCCGCCGACCAGATCTTCAAGGCCATCGGCCAGGCCTTCGAGGCCTCCGGCCTCGGCGCCCTTCGCATGGAAAGCGGACGCATCGTCGTCGATTCGGAAGGACGCACCTCGCTGGAAAAGGTCTGGGCCGGCGGTGACTGCGTGCTCGGGGGCGAGGACCTCACCGTTTCGGCCGTCGCGATGGGACGCGATGCCGCCGGATCGATCGACCGGGCTTTCGCCGTGGCTCAGCCGCTGGCGAGCGCCGTTGCTTGA
- the hydA gene encoding dihydropyrimidinase, with translation MSTVIKGGTIVTADLTYKADVKVEGGRIVEIGPNLSGAETLDATGCYVMPGGIDPHTHLEMPFMGTYSSDDFESGTRAALAGGTTMVVDFALPSPGQSLLEALTMWDNKSTRANCDYSFHMAITWWGEQVFNEMETIVKDKGINTFKHFMAYKGALMVDDDEMFSSFQRCAALGALPLVHAENGDVVAQLQAKLLAEGNSGPEAHAYSRPAEVEGEAANRAIMIADMAGCPVYIVHTSCEQAHEAIRRARAKGMRVFGEPLIQHLTLDETEYFDKDWDHAARRVMSPPFRNKLHQDSLWAGLASGSLQVVATDHCAFTTEQKRFGVGDFTRIPNGTGGLEDRMPMLWTYGVATGRITMNEFVAVTSTNIAKILNIYPKKGAILVGADADLVVWDPKRSKTISAKTQQSAIDYNVFEGKTVTGLPRFTLTRGVVSIEEGTVKTQEGHGEFVRRDPFPAVSTALSTWKEVTAPRAVQRSGIPASGV, from the coding sequence ATGAGCACTGTCATCAAGGGTGGAACCATCGTCACGGCCGACCTGACCTACAAGGCCGATGTAAAGGTGGAAGGCGGCAGGATCGTCGAAATCGGGCCGAATCTCTCCGGCGCCGAAACGCTCGACGCCACCGGCTGCTACGTGATGCCGGGCGGCATCGACCCGCATACGCATCTCGAAATGCCCTTCATGGGCACCTATTCCTCCGACGATTTCGAAAGCGGGACCCGCGCGGCTCTTGCCGGCGGCACCACCATGGTCGTCGATTTCGCACTCCCCTCGCCCGGCCAGTCGCTGCTCGAGGCGCTCACCATGTGGGACAACAAATCGACGCGCGCCAACTGCGACTATTCCTTCCACATGGCCATCACCTGGTGGGGCGAGCAGGTCTTCAACGAGATGGAGACGATCGTAAAGGACAAGGGCATCAACACCTTCAAGCACTTCATGGCCTACAAGGGCGCGCTGATGGTGGACGACGACGAGATGTTCTCCTCCTTCCAACGCTGTGCGGCGCTCGGCGCGCTGCCGCTGGTCCACGCCGAAAACGGCGACGTGGTGGCGCAACTGCAGGCGAAGCTGCTGGCGGAAGGCAATAGCGGCCCGGAGGCACATGCCTATTCGCGTCCGGCAGAAGTCGAGGGCGAGGCCGCCAACCGCGCGATCATGATCGCCGACATGGCCGGCTGTCCCGTCTACATCGTTCATACTTCGTGCGAACAGGCGCATGAAGCGATCCGGCGCGCCCGCGCCAAGGGCATGCGCGTCTTCGGCGAGCCCTTGATCCAGCACCTGACGCTCGATGAGACCGAATATTTCGACAAGGATTGGGACCACGCCGCCCGCCGGGTGATGTCGCCGCCCTTCCGCAACAAACTTCACCAGGACAGCCTCTGGGCGGGGCTTGCCTCCGGTTCGCTCCAGGTGGTCGCGACCGACCATTGCGCCTTCACGACCGAGCAGAAGCGCTTCGGAGTCGGCGATTTCACCAGGATCCCGAACGGCACCGGTGGGCTGGAAGACCGCATGCCGATGCTCTGGACCTATGGTGTTGCGACCGGCCGCATCACCATGAACGAATTCGTTGCGGTAACCTCCACCAACATCGCCAAGATCCTGAACATCTATCCGAAGAAGGGGGCGATCCTCGTCGGCGCCGATGCGGACCTTGTCGTCTGGGACCCGAAGCGCTCCAAGACGATCTCTGCGAAGACGCAGCAATCGGCGATCGACTACAACGTCTTCGAGGGAAAGACGGTCACCGGTCTGCCGCGCTTCACGCTGACGCGCGGCGTGGTTTCGATCGAGGAAGGAACCGTGAAGACGCAGGAGGGCCACGGCGAATTCGTCCGGCGCGATCCCTTCCCGGCGGTCAGCACCGCGCTTTCCACCTGGAAGGAAGTGACGGCGCCACGGGCGGTGCAGCGCAGCGGCATTCCCGCAAGCGGCGTCTGA
- a CDS encoding Zn-dependent hydrolase, translated as MAAPGENRRVNADRLWDSLMEMAKIGPGVAGGNNRQTLTDADGEGRRLFQSWCEEAGLSMGVDKMGTMFLTRPGTDPDALPVHIGSHLDTQPTGGKFDGVLGVLSGLEAVRTMNDLGIKTKHPIVVTNWTNEEGARFAPAMLASGVFAGVHTLEYAYARKDPEGKSFGDELKRIGWLGDEEVGARKMHAYFEYHIEQGPILEAENKQIGVVTHCQGLRWLEFTLTGREAHTGSTPMDMRVNAGLAMARILEMVQTVAMENQPGAVGGVGQMFFSPNSRNVLPGKVVFTVDIRSPDQAKLDGMRARIEAEAPKICERLGVGCSIEAVGHFDPVTFDPKLVETVRGAAEKLGYSHMNLVSGAGHDACWAAKVAPTTMIMCPCVGGLSHNEAEDISREWAAAGADVLFHAVLETAEIVE; from the coding sequence ATGGCAGCACCTGGCGAGAATAGGCGCGTCAATGCCGACCGTCTATGGGATTCGTTGATGGAAATGGCGAAGATCGGCCCCGGCGTTGCCGGCGGCAACAACCGCCAGACCTTGACGGATGCGGACGGCGAAGGTCGCCGGCTTTTCCAGTCCTGGTGCGAAGAGGCGGGGCTCTCCATGGGCGTCGACAAGATGGGCACCATGTTCCTAACGCGACCCGGTACCGATCCGGATGCGCTGCCCGTCCATATCGGCTCGCATCTCGACACACAGCCGACCGGCGGCAAGTTCGACGGGGTCCTCGGCGTCCTGAGCGGCCTCGAGGCCGTACGCACGATGAACGACCTCGGCATCAAGACGAAGCACCCGATCGTCGTGACCAACTGGACCAACGAGGAAGGAGCGCGTTTTGCGCCTGCCATGCTCGCCTCCGGCGTATTTGCCGGGGTCCATACCCTCGAATACGCCTATGCCCGCAAGGATCCCGAAGGAAAGAGCTTCGGCGACGAACTGAAGCGCATCGGCTGGCTCGGCGATGAAGAGGTCGGCGCGCGCAAGATGCACGCCTATTTCGAATACCACATCGAACAGGGGCCTATCCTCGAGGCCGAGAACAAGCAGATCGGCGTCGTCACGCACTGTCAGGGCCTCCGGTGGCTGGAGTTCACGCTGACCGGCAGGGAAGCGCATACCGGCTCGACGCCGATGGACATGCGCGTCAATGCAGGCCTCGCCATGGCGCGCATCCTCGAAATGGTCCAGACCGTCGCCATGGAAAACCAGCCGGGCGCCGTCGGCGGCGTCGGCCAGATGTTCTTTTCGCCCAATTCGCGCAACGTCCTGCCGGGCAAAGTAGTGTTCACCGTCGACATCCGCTCGCCCGACCAGGCCAAACTGGACGGCATGCGCGCCCGGATCGAAGCCGAAGCGCCAAAAATCTGCGAGCGGCTCGGCGTCGGCTGTTCCATCGAGGCGGTCGGGCATTTCGACCCCGTCACCTTCGACCCCAAGCTGGTCGAGACGGTACGCGGGGCCGCCGAGAAGCTCGGCTACAGCCACATGAATCTCGTTTCCGGCGCCGGACACGATGCCTGCTGGGCCGCAAAGGTCGCGCCGACCACGATGATCATGTGCCCCTGCGTCGGCGGGCTCAGCCATAACGAGGCGGAGGATATCTCCAGGGAATGGGCGGCCGCCGGTGCGGACGTCCTGTTCCACGCCGTGCTCGAAACGGCGGAAATCGTGGAATGA
- a CDS encoding zinc-dependent alcohol dehydrogenase family protein: MSKWMQEWSTETVAPHDLKLAERPVPEAGEHDIIVRTLAVSLNYRDKLVLETGMGLDLAFPFVPASDMSGVVEAVGKSVTRFRPGDRVISTFAPGWLDGLRPGTGRTPAYETLGGAHPGVLSEYVVLPEGWFVAAPKSLDAAEASTLPCAGLTAWFALVEKGHLRAGDRVVVQGTGGVALFGLQIAKATGAEVIVTSSSREKLDRAFALGADHGINRLEEDWVERVYALTGDRGADHILEIAGGAGLGQSLKAVAPDGRISVIGVLEGFEVSGPVGPLLLKSPVVQGISVGHRRALEDLVGAVDRLGLKPVIDMRYKFTEVPEALAHLDRGPFGKVVIEF; this comes from the coding sequence ATGTCCAAATGGATGCAGGAATGGAGCACCGAGACGGTGGCCCCCCACGATCTCAAGCTTGCCGAACGGCCGGTGCCGGAGGCCGGCGAACACGATATAATCGTGCGCACGCTTGCCGTATCGCTCAACTACCGCGACAAACTGGTACTCGAGACCGGCATGGGGCTCGATCTCGCTTTTCCCTTCGTGCCGGCCTCGGATATGAGCGGAGTGGTCGAGGCCGTCGGCAAGAGCGTGACGCGTTTCCGGCCGGGCGATCGCGTGATCTCCACCTTCGCCCCCGGATGGCTTGACGGCTTACGACCCGGCACCGGCAGGACGCCTGCCTATGAGACGCTCGGCGGCGCGCATCCGGGCGTCCTGTCGGAATATGTGGTTCTCCCTGAGGGCTGGTTCGTCGCAGCGCCGAAGAGCCTCGACGCGGCGGAGGCGAGTACCTTGCCCTGTGCGGGGCTGACCGCCTGGTTCGCTCTTGTCGAGAAGGGTCATTTGCGGGCGGGCGACCGTGTCGTCGTGCAGGGTACCGGCGGCGTTGCGCTGTTCGGATTGCAGATCGCAAAGGCGACCGGAGCCGAGGTCATCGTGACCTCGAGCAGCCGCGAAAAGCTCGATCGGGCTTTCGCGCTCGGTGCCGATCACGGCATCAATCGCCTGGAGGAGGACTGGGTGGAGCGCGTCTATGCGCTGACCGGGGACCGTGGCGCCGACCACATTCTGGAGATCGCCGGCGGCGCCGGGCTCGGCCAGTCCCTGAAAGCGGTCGCGCCGGACGGGCGCATCTCGGTGATCGGCGTGCTCGAGGGCTTCGAGGTCTCAGGCCCGGTCGGGCCGCTTCTCCTGAAGTCTCCCGTCGTGCAGGGTATCAGCGTCGGTCACCGCAGAGCGCTCGAAGATCTGGTCGGGGCCGTCGACCGCCTTGGACTGAAGCCCGTCATCGACATGCGTTACAAGTTCACCGAGGTCCCCGAGGCCCTCGCACATCTTGACCGCGGCCCCTTCGGCAAGGTGGTGATAGAGTTTTGA